The following proteins are encoded in a genomic region of Vibrio taketomensis:
- a CDS encoding cold-shock protein gives MYVNKTTGSVKWFNETKGFGFITPDNGGADVFVHFRAIETDGFKTLAEGQKVAFNVEQGNKGPQAANVTLA, from the coding sequence ATATATGTTAATAAAACAACTGGTTCAGTAAAATGGTTTAACGAAACTAAAGGTTTTGGTTTTATCACTCCAGACAACGGTGGTGCGGATGTATTCGTTCACTTCCGTGCTATCGAAACTGATGGCTTCAAAACTTTGGCTGAAGGCCAAAAAGTAGCATTCAACGTTGAGCAAGGTAACAAAGGCCCACAAGCGGCAAACGTTACTCTAGCTTAA